In one Mauremys mutica isolate MM-2020 ecotype Southern chromosome 3, ASM2049712v1, whole genome shotgun sequence genomic region, the following are encoded:
- the TMEM151B gene encoding transmembrane protein 151B: MAARSRLRSAPRGYTPALTGPGLCIQQRPVKQSLSKSLCRESHWKCLLLSLLMYGCMGAMTWCHVTKVTRLTFDSAYKGKSMMYHDSPCSNGYVYIPLAFLVMLYVVYLVECWHCYTRNELQYKVDVESVHERVQRMQQATPCIWWKAISYHYVRRTRQVTRYRNGDAYTTTQVYHERVNTHVAEAEFDYSNCGVKDISKDLMDLESYPATRLRFTKCFSFANVESENSYLTQRARFFTENEGLDDYMEAREGMHLKNVDFKEYMVAFSDPDNLPWYVSHYVFWVAALLTLSWPLRVLNEYRTSYVHYHVEKLFGFDFVAVTPAEERSFCRRMPRVNTVDSTELEWHIRSNQQLVPSYSEAVLMDLVGLSSCTNYSACRYGGYRQNCERCHRTISSSSIFSRSALSICNGSPRIPFSSSRFSLGRLYGSRRSCLWQSRSGSLNEQSCPTEQTRLSSQVTVEEEDPPAYQDALYFPVLIVHRNEGCLNHDHRHLHRNGSCMETSL, translated from the coding sequence cagCGGCCGGTGAAGCAGTCCCTCAGTAAGTCCCTCTGCAGAGAATCCCACTGGAAATGCCTGCTCCTCTCCCTTCTCATGTATGGCTGCATGGGAGCTATGACCTGGTGCCATGTGACCAAGGTCACCCGGCTGACCTTTGACAGTGCCTACAAGGGCAAGTCCATGATGTATCACGATAGCCCCTGCTCCAATGGCTATGTTTACATCCCCCTGGCCTTCCTGGTGATGCTCTACGTGGTCTACCTGGTGGAGTGCTGGCACTGCTACACCCGCAACGAGCTGCAGTACAAGGTGGACGTGGAAAGCGTGCACGAGCGGGTGCAGAGAATGCAGCAGGCCACCCCATGCATCTGGTGGAAAGCCATCAGCTACCATTATGTCCGGAGGACCCGGCAGGTCACCCGCTACCGCAATGGGGACGCCTACACCACGACCCAGGTGTATCACGAGAGGGTCAACACTCATGTGGCGGAGGCCGAGTTTGACTACTCCAACTGTGGGGTCAAGGACATCTCCAAGGACCTGATGGACCTGGAGAGCTACCCAGCCACTCGGCTCCGCTTCACCAAATGCTTCAGCTTTGCCAACGTGGAGTCCGAGAACTCCTACCTGACCCAGCGCGCCCGCTTCTTCACCGAGAACGAGGGGCTGGACGACTACATGGAGGCCAGGGAGGGGATGCACCTCAAGAACGTGGATTTCAAGGAATACATGGTGGCCTTTTCAGACCCAGATAACCTTCCCTGGTACGTGTCCCACTACGTCTTCTGGGTGGCTGCCCTGCTGACCCTCTCCTGGCCCCTGCGGGTGCTGAATGAGTACCGCACCTCCTACGTCCATTACCACGTGGAGAAGCTCTTTGGGTTTGACTTTGTGGCcgtaacaccagctgaggagcgcTCCTTCTGCAGGAGGATGCCCCGTGTCAACACGGTGGACAGCACTGAGCTGGAGTGGCACATCCGGTCCAACCAGCAGCTAGTGCCCAGCTACTCAGAGGCTGTCCTGATGGACTTGGTGGGGCTCTCCAGCTGCACCAACTACTCCGCTTGCAGGTACGGGGGCTACCGGCAGAACTGCGAGCGGTGCCACAGGACTATAAGCAGCTCGTCCATCTTCTCCCGCAGCGCCCTGAGCATCTGCAACGGCAGCCCCAGGATCCCCTTCAGCAGCAGCCGCTTCTCGCTGGGCCGCCTCTACGGCTCCCGGCGCAGCTGCCTCTGGCAGAGTCGGAGTGGGAGCCTGAACGAGCAGAGCTGCCCAACTGAGCAAACCCggctctccagccaggtcacagtGGAGGAGGAGGACCCTCCTGCTTACCAGGATGCCCTCTACTTCCCCGTCCTTATTGTGCACCGCAACGAGGGCTGCCTCAACCATGACCACCGTCACCTCCATCGGAACGGGTCCTGCATGGAGACCTCACTGTGA
- the TCTE1 gene encoding dynein regulatory complex subunit 5: MQEPVSGDTNMASPPLKTSAANPAANPRRMRRIIAEDPEWSLAIVPHLSELCLQHIISNFEKNPIVDRLLPEHQRKVLDRISTGLPLIVTANLISDEGYWKRCCTERWAVCDVSRYGGSWKRMFFERHLESILKYFIPNTTDPNQVLEVIPLCKEYVRKLEIDQFLPPVKLDQNKEEDDMSDSGSDVGVDELCMHHYDLGVLTAALSHLEELHLTYGVKDCGMNFEWSLFDFTYQDCCSLANAFKKCHALKVFKLCRSKVDDEKTRVLIRNLLDHPCLVELDLSHNLIRDRGARAIGKLINRSKLEILNLCNNRIRAPGAQAIAHALGKNSTLTSLNLRINCIEDEGGQAIGHALLTNATLTSIHLGGNELSEPTATLFSQVLAQNTALTSINLACNHIGLDGGKQLLEGMSDNKTVTEFDLRLAEVGQESEYLINQALKANQEIARLKTLCQPNSLEEKSPDLD; encoded by the exons ATGCAGGAGCCAGTTTCTGGAGACACGAACATGGCCTCTCCCCCATTGAAAACATCAGCGGCGAACCCTGCAGCCAATCCCCGACGCATGCGACGGATCATTGCTGAGGATCCTGAGTGGTCACTGGCCATTGTTCCACACCTCAGTGAGCTCTgcctccagcacatcatcagcaACTTTGAAA AGAATCCTATTGTGGACCGTCTCCTGCCAGAACACCAAAGGAAGGTGCTGGACAGGATTTCCACAGGCCTGCCCCTCATAGTGACTGCCAACCTGATCAGTGACGAAGGCTACTGGAAGAGGTGCTGTACTGAGCGCTGGGCAGTGTGTGATGTCTCCCGCTATGGGGGCAGCTGGAAACGGATGTTCTTTGAACGCCACCTGGAGAGCATCCTGAAGTACTTCATCCCTAACACAACCGACCCCAATCAAGTCCTGGAGGTCATCCCGCTCTGCAAGGAGTATGTGAGGAAGCTGGAAATCGATCAGTTCCTCCCACCAGTGAAGCTGGATCAGAACAAGGAAGAGGATGACATGTCCGATTCTGGGAGTGATGTTGGGGTTGATGAATTGTGCATGCATCACTATGACCTAGGAGTGCTCACTGCTGCCCTCTCTCACCTAGAAGAGCTGCATCTGACGTATGGTGTGAAAGACTGTGGCATGAACTTCGAGTGGAGCCTCTTTGACTTCACCTATCAGGACTGTTGCTCTCTGGCCAATGCGTTCAAGAAGTGCCACGCCTTGAAA GTCTTCAAGCTGTGCCGGAGCAAAGTGGATGACGAAAAGACTCGGGTGCTGATACGGAATTTGTTAGATCACCCATGCTTGGTGGAGCTGGACTTGTCCCATAATCTGATCAGGGACCGAGGAGCACGAGCCATTGGCAAGCTGATCAACCGTAGCAAGCTAGAAATTCTCAACCTGTGTAATAACCGGATCcgggccccaggagcccaggcTATTGCTCATGCCCTAGGCAAGAATTCTACGCTGACCTCTCTGAACCTGCGCATCAACTGCATTGAGGACGAGGGCGGCCAGGCAATAGGCCATGCCCTGCTGACTAATGCCACCTTGACATCTATCCATCTGGGAGGCAACGAGTTGTCAGAGCCGACAGCTACGCTGTTCTCCCAGGTCCTTGCTCAGAACACAGCTCTGACTAGCATCAACCTTGCATGCAACCACATAGGGCTG GATGGTGGGAAGCAGCTGCTGGAAGGAATGTCAGATAACAAGACCGTGACTGAATTTGACCTGCGGCTGGCAGAGGTGGGGCAAGAAAGCGAATACCTCATTAACCAAGCCCTGAAGGCTAACCAGGAAATTGCCCGTCTGAAAACCTTGTGCCAGCCAAACTCCCTGGAAGAGAAATCCCCAGATCTGGATTAG